A window of Ranitomeya variabilis isolate aRanVar5 chromosome 2, aRanVar5.hap1, whole genome shotgun sequence contains these coding sequences:
- the LOC143810250 gene encoding chromobox protein homolog 5-like produces the protein MRQNLEVLKESLTTAQERYKRSADRFHKPAPMFKGRVVPPLQPVVIDGQEQFVVEEIIDSRIRRNQLQYLIRWQGYPPEEDSWEPVENINAQQKISHFHQRFPEKPGPGSS, from the exons atgagacaaaatctggaggttctgaaggaatccctgaccacggctcaagaacgttataagagatcggctgatagattccataaacctgcacccatgttcaag ggacgtgttgtgccacctctgcagcctgtggtgattgatgggcaagaacaattcgtggtggaggaaattattgattccaggattcgcaggaatcagctccaatatctgataagatggcagggatatccccctgaggaagactcttgggaacctgtggaaaacatcaatgcccaacagaagatttctcattttcatcagagattccctgagaaaccaggtccaggatcgtcctga